In Eupeodes corollae chromosome 3, idEupCoro1.1, whole genome shotgun sequence, a single genomic region encodes these proteins:
- the LOC129949342 gene encoding uncharacterized protein LOC129949342, with protein sequence MVKVVSNKKQLERLVSIMEANPDIAKGICGKAQAKKRWDRFTTELNSIGPPVRTCDKWIKVWADLKFKIKKKKTENKTEIQATGGGPNRLHTFSNLEESVIGLLSIDASIDPPGIEFGQEEIQNMETNCTHVDEDPDPITTNEITADESDAPIKTCLKKNKQKGEDERLSILKNQTNMQEDFNNEVKSTMRELKKKISSLEEYTKKMYYQKKDKNKELLAIKREKLQLYKEDLRSRQRDRTARLKLKQQKLEIKKTQVEMHLQKI encoded by the exons AT GGTAAAAGTAGTGAGCAATAAGAAACAGCTAGAAAGGCTAGTTTCAATAATGGAAGCAAACCCAGATATTGCGAAGGGAATTTGCGGTAAAGCCCAAGCGAAGAAAAGATGGGATAGATTTACAACGGAACTTAATAGTATCGGACCTCCTGTACGTACTTGCGATAAATGGATTAAG GTTTGGGCTgatctcaaatttaaaataaaaaagaaaaaaactgaaaataagacAGAAATCCAGGCAACAGGTGGTGGACCAAACCGACTGCATACGTTCAGTAATTTGGAGGAAAGTGTCATAGGACTACTTTCAATTGACGCCTCTATAGATCCACCAGGAATTGAGTTTGGGCAGGAGGAAATCCAAAACATGGAAACAAATTGTACGCATGTTGATGAAGACCCAGACCCGATAACAACCAATGAAATTACGGCGGATGAAAGTGATGCTCCtattaaaacttgtttaaaaaaaaacaaacagaaaggAGAGGACGAGAGGCTTTCAATTCTGAAGAACCAAACAAATATGCAGGAGGACTTTAATAATGAAGTCAAATCAACGATGagggaactaaaaaaaaaaatttcaagtttggaagaatatacaaaaaaaatgtactatcAAAAGAAGGATAAGAACAAAGAACTGCTTGCCATAAAGAGAGAAAAGCTTCAGCTGTATAAAGAAGATTTGAGAAGCCGACAAAGAGACAGAACTGcaagacttaaattaaaacaacaaaagctgGAAATCAAAAAAACTCAAGTGGAGATGcatttgcaaaaaatttaa
- the LOC129949340 gene encoding putative nuclease HARBI1 isoform X2: MISSEFFFDSDDDEIASERMGRNRSYDLLVIARNRRHLRDASNPLELEENIFLKHFRLSKPAFVQLLADIDNHLRPAKRITSIPSIIKLATALRFCAHGSYQFSVGNEYCLGLAQSTVSVVLKEVLNCLERIICPVWIKFHYTEAEKSRSKLYFYERSHIPGVIGCVDGTHIKIASPKKDLQHAYYNRKGFYSINAMIVCDDTMKIRFINAKYPGSTHDANVFNMSTLRVILERETERGQSNSFLLDGGYPLKPYLLTPYRDPELASRESAFNKKHAQARNIIERTIGVLKNRFRCLLRARELHYIPKKVTQITNVCAALHNICLFYNTPIVDDSINEPEDDDDDDSSDIQNSNDTVHQINNNAISIRNEILISMMES; encoded by the exons ATGATTTCCAGCGAGTTTTTCTTTGATTCAGACGACGATGAAATAGCAAGCGAAAGGATGGGCAGGAATAGAAGTTATGACCTGTTGGTGATTGCCAGAAATAGAAGGCATTTGAGGGACGCTTCGAACCCTCTGGAACTTGAAGAAAATAT atttttgaaacaCTTCAGGCTATCAAAGCCAGCTTTTGTCCAATTACTTGCTGACATTGATAACCATCTAAGGCCAGCAAAGCGAATAACTTCGATTCCAAGCATTATAAAATTAGCTACCGCACTACGATTCTGCGCCCATGGTTCATACCAATTTAGTGTTGGCAACGAATATTGCCTGGGACTTGCACAGTCGACCGTATCCGTCGTGCTAAAAGAAGTGTTAAACTGTCTCGAAAGAATAATTTGCCCAGTGTGGATTAAGTTTCATTATACCGAAGCTGAAAAATCACGctctaaactttatttttatgagcGCAGCCATATACCAGGAGTAATAGGTTGTGTCGATGGCACGCACATTAAAATTGCTTCTCCAAAAAAGGATCTCCAACATGCTTACTATAATCGTAAAGGATTTTACAGCATAAATGCAATGATA gtttgtgACGATACGATGAAAATCCGTTTCATCAACGCAAAATACCCTGGATCAACTCACGATGCCAATGTTTTTaacatgtcaaccctaagggTAATTCTGGAAAGGGAAACTGAAAGAGGACAATCAAACTCTTTCCTTTTAG ATGGAGGATATCCCCTAAAACCGTATTTGTTGACTCCATATCGAGATCCCGAATTGGCGTCACGTGAAAGTgcattcaacaaaaaacatgcACAGGCAAGAAACATAATCGAACGAACAATTGGGGTTCTTAAAAATCGATTCAGATGTTTGCTACGGGCAAGAGAGTTGCATTATATTCCGAAGAAAGTAACTCAAATCACAAACGTGTGCGCAGCATTGCATAACATTTGCTTGTTCTACAATACCCCTATAGTTGATGACTCCATAAATGAGCCcgaagacgatgatgatgatgactcaAGTgacattcaaaattcaaatgataCTGTACACCAGATAAACAACAATGCTATCAGTATTAGAAACGAAATTCTAATATCAATGATGGAAAGTTGA
- the LOC129949340 gene encoding putative nuclease HARBI1 isoform X1: MISSEFFFDSDDDEIASERMGRNRSYDLLVIARNRRHLRDASNPLELEENIFLKHFRLSKPAFVQLLADIDNHLRPAKRITSIPSIIKLATALRFCAHGSYQFSVGNEYCLGLAQSTVSVVLKEVLNCLERIICPVWIKFHYTEAEKSRSKLYFYERSHIPGVIGCVDGTHIKIASPKKDLQHAYYNRKGFYSINAMIVCDDTMKIRFINAKYPGSTHDANVFNMSTLRVILERETERGQSNSFLLGDGGYPLKPYLLTPYRDPELASRESAFNKKHAQARNIIERTIGVLKNRFRCLLRARELHYIPKKVTQITNVCAALHNICLFYNTPIVDDSINEPEDDDDDDSSDIQNSNDTVHQINNNAISIRNEILISMMES, encoded by the exons ATGATTTCCAGCGAGTTTTTCTTTGATTCAGACGACGATGAAATAGCAAGCGAAAGGATGGGCAGGAATAGAAGTTATGACCTGTTGGTGATTGCCAGAAATAGAAGGCATTTGAGGGACGCTTCGAACCCTCTGGAACTTGAAGAAAATAT atttttgaaacaCTTCAGGCTATCAAAGCCAGCTTTTGTCCAATTACTTGCTGACATTGATAACCATCTAAGGCCAGCAAAGCGAATAACTTCGATTCCAAGCATTATAAAATTAGCTACCGCACTACGATTCTGCGCCCATGGTTCATACCAATTTAGTGTTGGCAACGAATATTGCCTGGGACTTGCACAGTCGACCGTATCCGTCGTGCTAAAAGAAGTGTTAAACTGTCTCGAAAGAATAATTTGCCCAGTGTGGATTAAGTTTCATTATACCGAAGCTGAAAAATCACGctctaaactttatttttatgagcGCAGCCATATACCAGGAGTAATAGGTTGTGTCGATGGCACGCACATTAAAATTGCTTCTCCAAAAAAGGATCTCCAACATGCTTACTATAATCGTAAAGGATTTTACAGCATAAATGCAATGATA gtttgtgACGATACGATGAAAATCCGTTTCATCAACGCAAAATACCCTGGATCAACTCACGATGCCAATGTTTTTaacatgtcaaccctaagggTAATTCTGGAAAGGGAAACTGAAAGAGGACAATCAAACTCTTTCCTTTTAG GAGATGGAGGATATCCCCTAAAACCGTATTTGTTGACTCCATATCGAGATCCCGAATTGGCGTCACGTGAAAGTgcattcaacaaaaaacatgcACAGGCAAGAAACATAATCGAACGAACAATTGGGGTTCTTAAAAATCGATTCAGATGTTTGCTACGGGCAAGAGAGTTGCATTATATTCCGAAGAAAGTAACTCAAATCACAAACGTGTGCGCAGCATTGCATAACATTTGCTTGTTCTACAATACCCCTATAGTTGATGACTCCATAAATGAGCCcgaagacgatgatgatgatgactcaAGTgacattcaaaattcaaatgataCTGTACACCAGATAAACAACAATGCTATCAGTATTAGAAACGAAATTCTAATATCAATGATGGAAAGTTGA